In one Saimiri boliviensis isolate mSaiBol1 chromosome 21, mSaiBol1.pri, whole genome shotgun sequence genomic region, the following are encoded:
- the SYNGR1 gene encoding synaptogyrin-1 isoform X1 yields MEGGAYGAGKAGGAFDPYTLVRQPHTILRVVSWLFSIVVFGSIVNEGYLNSASEEEEFCIYNRNPNACSYGVTVGVLAFLTCLLYLALDVYFPQISSVKDRKKAVLSDIGVSAFWAFLWFVGFCFLANQWQVSKPKDNPMNEGTDAARAAIAFSFFSIFTWAGQAVLAFQRYQIGADSALFSQDYMDPSQDSSMPYAPYVEPNTGPDPAGMGGTYQQPANAFDTEPQGYQSQGY; encoded by the exons ATGGAAGGGGGTGCGTACGGAGCGGGCAAAGCCGGGGGCGCCTTCGACCCCTACACCCTGGTCCGGCAGCCGCACACCATCCTGCGCGTCGTGTCTTGG CTGTTCTCTATAGTGGTGTTCGGCTCCATCGTGAATGAGGGCTACCTCAACAGCGCCTCTGAGGAGGAGGAGTTCTGCATCTACAACCGGAACCCCAACGCCTGCAGCTACGGTGTGACCGTGGGTGTGCTCGCCTTCCTCACCTGCCTGCTGTACCTGGCCCTGGACGTGTACTTCCCGCAGATCAGCAGCGTCAAGGACCGCAAGAAAGCCGTCCTGTCCGACATCGGAGTCTCGG ccttctGGGCCTTCCTCTGGTTCGTGGGCTTCTGCTTCCTGGCCAACCAGTGGCAGGTCTCCAAGCCCAAGGACAACCCGATGAACGAAGGGACGGACGCAGCCCGGGCCGCCATcgccttctcctttttctccatcTTCACCTGG GCGGGCCAGGCCGTGCTGGCCTTCCAGCGGTACCAGATTGGAGCCGACTCGGCCCTCTTCTCCCAGGACTACATGGACCCCAGCCAGGACTCCAGCATGCCTTACGCGCCCTATGTGGAGCCCAACACCGGGCCGGATCCCGCCGGTATGGGCGGCACCTACCAGCAGCCAGCCAACGCCTTCGACACTGAGCCTCAGGGCTACCAGTCGCAGGGCTACTGA
- the SYNGR1 gene encoding synaptogyrin-1 isoform X3 — translation MLPLEFGILEFDPSWVGSWTQKSLRDWRSKPGYELFSIVVFGSIVNEGYLNSASEEEEFCIYNRNPNACSYGVTVGVLAFLTCLLYLALDVYFPQISSVKDRKKAVLSDIGVSAFWAFLWFVGFCFLANQWQVSKPKDNPMNEGTDAARAAIAFSFFSIFTWSLTAALAVRRFKDLSFQEEYSTLFPTSAQP, via the exons ATGCTGCCCTTAGAGTTTGGGATTCTGGAATTCGATCCTTCATGGGTAGGCAGCTGGACACAGAAGTCGTTGAGGGATTGGAGGAGCAAGCCTGGATATGAG CTGTTCTCTATAGTGGTGTTCGGCTCCATCGTGAATGAGGGCTACCTCAACAGCGCCTCTGAGGAGGAGGAGTTCTGCATCTACAACCGGAACCCCAACGCCTGCAGCTACGGTGTGACCGTGGGTGTGCTCGCCTTCCTCACCTGCCTGCTGTACCTGGCCCTGGACGTGTACTTCCCGCAGATCAGCAGCGTCAAGGACCGCAAGAAAGCCGTCCTGTCCGACATCGGAGTCTCGG ccttctGGGCCTTCCTCTGGTTCGTGGGCTTCTGCTTCCTGGCCAACCAGTGGCAGGTCTCCAAGCCCAAGGACAACCCGATGAACGAAGGGACGGACGCAGCCCGGGCCGCCATcgccttctcctttttctccatcTTCACCTGG AGCCTGACCGCAGCCCTGGCCGTGCGGAGATTCAAGGACCTAAGCTTCCAGGAGGAGTACAGCACGCTGTTCCCCACCTCGGCACAGCCGTAG
- the SYNGR1 gene encoding synaptogyrin-1 isoform X2, with translation MEGGAYGAGKAGGAFDPYTLVRQPHTILRVVSWLFSIVVFGSIVNEGYLNSASEEEEFCIYNRNPNACSYGVTVGVLAFLTCLLYLALDVYFPQISSVKDRKKAVLSDIGVSAFWAFLWFVGFCFLANQWQVSKPKDNPMNEGTDAARAAIAFSFFSIFTWSLTAALAVRRFKDLSFQEEYSTLFPTSAQP, from the exons ATGGAAGGGGGTGCGTACGGAGCGGGCAAAGCCGGGGGCGCCTTCGACCCCTACACCCTGGTCCGGCAGCCGCACACCATCCTGCGCGTCGTGTCTTGG CTGTTCTCTATAGTGGTGTTCGGCTCCATCGTGAATGAGGGCTACCTCAACAGCGCCTCTGAGGAGGAGGAGTTCTGCATCTACAACCGGAACCCCAACGCCTGCAGCTACGGTGTGACCGTGGGTGTGCTCGCCTTCCTCACCTGCCTGCTGTACCTGGCCCTGGACGTGTACTTCCCGCAGATCAGCAGCGTCAAGGACCGCAAGAAAGCCGTCCTGTCCGACATCGGAGTCTCGG ccttctGGGCCTTCCTCTGGTTCGTGGGCTTCTGCTTCCTGGCCAACCAGTGGCAGGTCTCCAAGCCCAAGGACAACCCGATGAACGAAGGGACGGACGCAGCCCGGGCCGCCATcgccttctcctttttctccatcTTCACCTGG AGCCTGACCGCAGCCCTGGCCGTGCGGAGATTCAAGGACCTAAGCTTCCAGGAGGAGTACAGCACGCTGTTCCCCACCTCGGCACAGCCGTAG